A section of the Agarivorans litoreus genome encodes:
- a CDS encoding ABC transporter permease, which produces MSQAQVPAWVSVALLPAINVCAAFLVSALLFMYIDISPIDAIKVMWTGAFGYAEGIGYTLYYTTGFIFTGLAVAIAFHAGLFNIGGEGQAYIGGLGVGLVCLTLGEFAPWYVVFPVAIVVGGLFGAAWAFIPAYLQAKRGSHIVITTIMFNFIAASLMAYLLVDILKPETTMATESRVFAASSWLPKMHEMLSWVGVSMSASPLNLSFIFALLCCLLLWLFIWHTRWGYEIRSVGSNPSAATYAGISYVKIVIIAMLISGMLAGFFGLNVLQGELHQIKLNFVEGFGFTGIAVALMGRNHPLGVLLASLLFGFLYQGGAELSFEYGVDRNIVVVLQGLVILFSGALEHMFKPSLERTYLKLFAKKTSPSEGVA; this is translated from the coding sequence ATGAGCCAAGCTCAAGTACCTGCATGGGTCAGCGTTGCCCTATTACCTGCGATCAACGTATGTGCCGCTTTTTTAGTGTCGGCCTTGCTGTTTATGTATATCGACATATCACCTATCGACGCAATTAAAGTGATGTGGACTGGCGCGTTTGGCTATGCCGAAGGCATTGGTTATACCTTGTATTACACCACAGGATTTATCTTTACCGGTTTAGCGGTGGCCATCGCCTTTCACGCTGGATTATTTAATATTGGTGGCGAAGGCCAAGCCTATATTGGTGGTTTAGGGGTTGGTTTAGTTTGCTTAACCTTAGGCGAGTTTGCGCCTTGGTATGTGGTGTTCCCTGTCGCCATTGTTGTGGGTGGTTTATTTGGTGCAGCTTGGGCGTTTATTCCTGCTTACTTGCAAGCCAAGCGTGGTTCACACATCGTAATCACCACCATCATGTTCAACTTTATTGCAGCCTCATTAATGGCCTATTTACTGGTTGATATTCTTAAACCTGAGACCACAATGGCCACCGAAAGCCGAGTTTTTGCGGCGTCTTCATGGCTACCCAAAATGCATGAAATGCTTAGCTGGGTGGGTGTGAGCATGTCTGCCAGCCCGCTCAATTTAAGCTTTATTTTCGCCTTGCTATGCTGTTTGTTGCTGTGGTTATTTATTTGGCATACTCGCTGGGGCTACGAAATACGCTCGGTAGGTTCTAACCCTAGTGCCGCCACTTATGCAGGTATTAGCTACGTTAAAATCGTGATTATTGCGATGTTAATATCGGGCATGCTGGCTGGCTTCTTTGGTCTTAACGTTTTGCAAGGTGAACTACACCAAATCAAATTAAACTTTGTAGAAGGTTTTGGTTTTACCGGTATTGCTGTAGCACTAATGGGCCGCAACCACCCTCTCGGTGTATTACTCGCCAGCTTACTATTTGGTTTCCTATACCAAGGTGGAGCTGAGTTAAGTTTTGAGTACGGTGTAGACCGTAACATCGTTGTTGTTCTTCAGGGTTTGGTGATTCTATTCTCAGGCGCCTTAGAGCACATGTTTAAGCCATCGCTTGAACGTACTTACCTCAAGCTTTTTGCTAAAAAAACAAGCCCATCAGAAGGAGTCGCTTAA
- the prfC gene encoding peptide chain release factor 3 has translation MSNASLLQDIASRRTFAIISHPDAGKTTITEKVLLFGNAIQKAGTVKGRGNATHAKSDWMEMEKERGISVTTSVMQFPFNDCIVNLLDTPGHEDFSEDTYRTLTAVDSCLMVIDAAKGVEDRTRKLMEVTRLRDTPIVTFMNKLDRDIRDPMEVMDEVESELNMMCAPITWPIGCGKLFKGVYHILKDEVILYQTGKGHTIQDQQIIKGLDNPEVDAAVGDELAETLRDELELVLGASNEFDLDLFLSGELTPVYFGTALGNFGVDHMLEGLTNWAPAPKPRETDVGEVSANATSFAGFVFKIQANMDPKHRDRIAFMRIVSGEYNKGMKMRHVRLGKDVSISDAVTFMAGDRAAAEKAIAGDIIGLHNHGTIQIGDTFTQGEVMKFTGIPNFAPEMFRRIRLKDPLKQKQLLKGLIQLSEEGAVQLFRPMRNNDLIVGAVGVLQFDVVVHRLRTEYKVEAVYEGISVATARWCSSDDTKKFEEFKKKAHDNLALDGGDNLTYLAPTMVNLNLATERYPEVKFMQTREH, from the coding sequence ATGTCTAACGCTTCACTCTTGCAAGATATTGCTAGCCGAAGAACCTTTGCAATTATCTCTCACCCGGATGCGGGTAAAACCACCATTACTGAAAAAGTATTGTTATTCGGAAACGCGATTCAAAAAGCCGGTACAGTGAAAGGCCGCGGTAACGCTACCCACGCTAAATCTGACTGGATGGAAATGGAGAAAGAGCGTGGTATCTCGGTTACCACCTCGGTGATGCAGTTCCCGTTCAACGATTGTATTGTTAACCTGCTAGATACTCCCGGACACGAAGACTTCTCGGAAGATACTTACCGTACCCTAACTGCAGTTGACTCCTGTTTGATGGTGATTGACGCGGCCAAAGGTGTAGAAGATCGTACCCGTAAATTAATGGAAGTCACTCGCCTGCGTGATACGCCTATTGTTACCTTTATGAACAAATTGGACCGCGATATTCGCGACCCAATGGAAGTAATGGATGAGGTAGAAAGCGAACTTAACATGATGTGCGCACCTATTACTTGGCCAATTGGCTGCGGTAAATTGTTTAAAGGTGTTTATCACATTCTTAAAGATGAAGTGATTCTTTATCAAACGGGTAAAGGCCACACCATTCAAGACCAACAAATTATTAAAGGTTTAGATAACCCGGAAGTAGATGCCGCTGTGGGCGATGAGCTTGCCGAAACCTTGCGTGATGAGCTTGAGTTAGTACTAGGTGCGTCTAACGAGTTTGACCTTGACCTGTTTTTAAGCGGTGAGCTAACGCCAGTGTATTTTGGTACCGCGTTGGGTAACTTTGGTGTAGACCACATGTTAGAAGGTTTAACCAACTGGGCACCAGCTCCTAAACCGCGTGAAACTGATGTGGGTGAAGTAAGTGCCAACGCTACCAGCTTCGCTGGCTTTGTGTTTAAGATCCAAGCGAATATGGATCCTAAACACCGAGACCGTATTGCCTTTATGCGCATTGTGTCGGGTGAATACAATAAAGGCATGAAAATGCGTCATGTACGCTTAGGTAAAGATGTAAGTATTTCTGATGCAGTAACCTTTATGGCAGGCGACCGCGCCGCTGCTGAAAAAGCGATTGCTGGCGACATTATTGGTTTGCATAACCACGGCACCATTCAAATTGGCGATACTTTTACCCAAGGTGAAGTGATGAAGTTTACCGGTATTCCTAACTTTGCACCGGAAATGTTCCGCCGTATTCGCTTAAAAGATCCTTTGAAGCAAAAGCAATTGCTAAAAGGCTTGATTCAACTTTCGGAAGAAGGCGCGGTACAGTTATTCCGCCCTATGCGTAACAATGACCTAATTGTTGGCGCGGTAGGTGTGCTGCAGTTTGACGTAGTAGTACATCGCTTACGCACCGAATATAAAGTTGAAGCTGTTTACGAAGGTATTAGTGTCGCTACGGCGCGCTGGTGTAGCAGTGACGATACTAAGAAATTTGAAGAATTTAAGAAAAAAGCGCACGATAACTTAGCCTTAGATGGTGGTGATAACCTAACCTACTTAGCGCCTACTATGGTTAACTTAAACCTCGCCACAGAGCGTTACCCAGAGGTTAAGTTTATGCAAACTCGCGAGCACTAA
- a CDS encoding ABC transporter permease — translation MFETIILMLDATIRVATPLIFASLAGMFCERSGIVNIALEGKLLAAAFVGAATAHITGSAWLGLLAGIGISVLLALLHGFATITHRGDHVVSGMAINILAAGLTVTLGRHWFHQGGQTPALSGGARFAPIQLPGAEAMTDVPVIGLLYSELISGHSALVYLLIITVPLAWYVMFKTRFGLRLRAVGESPAAVDTAGISVVRMRYSAVIICGLLVGIGGVYLSVAQTAQFIPNMSAGKGYMALAALIFGKWRPFTALAACLLFGFLDAMAIRLQGVSIGDFAIPVQAIEAVPYVLTVFLLAGFIGKAIAPKAIGVPYTKERE, via the coding sequence ATGTTTGAAACAATTATCTTAATGTTAGACGCCACCATACGGGTTGCAACGCCGCTTATCTTCGCTTCACTGGCCGGTATGTTCTGTGAGCGCTCGGGCATTGTGAACATTGCCTTAGAAGGTAAGTTACTCGCTGCGGCATTTGTTGGTGCGGCAACAGCGCATATAACGGGCTCGGCTTGGCTAGGTTTACTGGCAGGTATTGGCATCTCGGTACTATTAGCTCTGTTACACGGCTTTGCCACCATTACTCACCGTGGCGATCATGTTGTAAGTGGTATGGCGATTAACATTTTAGCGGCTGGTTTAACGGTGACCTTAGGGCGTCACTGGTTCCACCAAGGCGGTCAAACCCCCGCCTTAAGTGGCGGTGCCCGCTTTGCACCTATTCAATTGCCGGGTGCAGAGGCAATGACCGATGTGCCTGTGATTGGTTTGTTGTATTCAGAGCTAATTAGCGGCCACTCGGCCTTGGTTTATTTGCTAATCATAACCGTGCCTTTAGCATGGTATGTAATGTTTAAAACCCGCTTTGGTCTACGTTTACGTGCGGTGGGTGAATCACCAGCAGCGGTTGATACCGCGGGTATATCAGTAGTGAGAATGCGTTACAGCGCGGTGATTATCTGTGGCTTACTGGTCGGTATTGGTGGCGTGTACTTATCGGTGGCGCAAACTGCCCAGTTCATTCCAAACATGAGTGCCGGTAAAGGTTATATGGCGTTAGCCGCGTTGATTTTTGGTAAGTGGCGACCATTTACCGCATTGGCAGCCTGTTTACTGTTTGGGTTCTTGGATGCCATGGCGATACGTTTACAAGGCGTCTCAATTGGCGACTTCGCTATTCCAGTACAAGCCATTGAAGCCGTACCTTACGTACTCACCGTGTTCTTACTGGCAGGCTTTATCGGTAAAGCTATCGCACCAAAAGCGATTGGTGTTCCTTATACCAAAGAACGTGAGTAG